CCCCTATCAAATTTACAACGCGCTGAGCCAGAATAGGTCCGGTATCGAGTCCTTCATCCACCAGGTGCACGGTTATCTTGGTTTCGGCCAGGTGGTTATCATACGCCCATTCATAAGCGTGCAGGCCTTGGTGCTGGTGCGTATCGGCAGGATGAATATTGACAATGCGGCCCGCGAAGGCTCGCACGAAGGCCGGCGATAGTACCCGCATATAGCCCGCCAGCACCACATAATCGGGCTGATAACCCCAAAGTATATCAACTACTTCCAGGTCAAAAGCTTCGCGCTTGCGGCCTTTCGAAGGCAGACTGGCGGTGGGCAAACCCAGGTCGGCAGCAGCAGCGAGGCCAGACGCGGCCGGGTCGTTGCTGAACACCACGGCCACCTCCGCTAGGCCCCGCAAAGCACCCGCGCGCACCGCCTCGGCCAGCGCCAGCATGTTGGAGCCGCGCCCCGAGAGCAGGATGGCCAGGCGCGCCGCCCTACCCCCCGCTGGCGGCGGCAAGTCATTGGTTGGCTGGGCTGCTTCGGATGCGCTGTTCATCACCTTAGTAGGCGCTCGTTTCGAGCAGGGGGGTAGGGCGCTGCCCGATGTCGGAGCGCACGTATTTATCCTGAAAATACACCAGTTCGGCTTCGGTATAAGCCAGCTGCACGGCCGTGGGCAGGTCGGGGCCATGCGATACTAGCACCGCGACCCGGCCACCATTGGTGAGCAGCTCGCCGTCGATTTCGCCCGGCTTCACGCCACCCAGGTACAGTTGCGTACCCTGTCCCTGATTACCGATACCATGAATCGGGAAGCCCGTTGGAAACTCCGCCGCCGGGTAGCCGCCCGAAGCCAGCACCAGGCCCACGAACGCGCCGGGGCGCTGCCGCGTCACGGTCTGGGCCAGGTTGCCATCGAGCGTGGCCACAATGAGTTCGAGCAGGCTGCTTTCCAGTGCGGGCAGAATCACTTCGGCCTCGGGGTCGCCAAGGCGCACATTGTATTCGAGCAGCTTAGGGCCGTCGGGCGTCAGCATTACCCCAAAGTAGAGGAAGCCTACGAAGTCGAACGGCTCGGCTTGCAGGCCGCGCAGTGTGGGGTCGATAATATCGCGGCGGATGGTAGCCAGCCAGTTATCATGCAGAAACGGCACCGGGCAATACGCGCCCATGCCACCCGTGTTGGGGCCTTCATCGTTGGCTAGCAGCTGCTTATGGTCCTGAGCCGGGGCCAGCAGGCGGATGCGGTTGCCATCGGTGAGACCAATGAGGCTTACCTCAGGGCCGGTCAGCTTCTCTTCGAGCAGCACCGAAAACCAGCCTTCGTACAATTCGCGCAATTCGGTGAGGGCGGCCGTACCCTCGGCTACCGAGCTGCACACATACACACCTTTGCCGGCGGCCAGCCCGTCGTATTTTACCACTACCTGGCCTTGCAGCTCCTCCACTTTGGCCTGAGCCTCCGCCAGATGGTCGCTGCGGTAGCTCCAGGCGCGGGCCGTGGCAATGCCGTGGCGGCGCATGAAGTCCTTGCTCCACACCTTCGAGCTTTCGAGGGTAGCCGCCTGCCGGCGCGGGCCAAACACGCGGATATCAGTATTGAGAAAAAAGTCAGCCACGCCGGCGGCGAGCGGCGCTTCCGGCCCCACCACTATTAGCTTGACCTCCTGCTCATTGCAGAAGGCTTGAATGGCCGAAAAATCGAGGGCGCTGATACCAGGCACACTGCCGGGGATGCCGGCGTTGCCAGGCAGCACGTGCACAGTCGCGCCATCCTGGCGGAGCTTAATGGCCAAGGCGTGCTCACGGGCACCGGAGCCGAGGAGGACGAGATTTTTAGAAGTCATTTAGCGCAGAGTTTCGCAGAGTGAGCAAAGTTTCGCAAAGGCAGGCGAGTATTCAGCGAGACTCTACCAACTCTGCGAAACTTTGCGCTAAAAAATTACAACGCTTTTATCTCAGTATCAGCCGCTTTCAGCTTGGCTTTCGTAGCCAGAATATCGTGGCGCAGGCGCTCGCGCAGGCGCGGCGTGTTAAGGGCGCGCAGGGCCGCCTGGGCCGCGTTATCGGGGCGCACTACCGTGAGGTTGGGCGTGCCGCTGGGCATGATGACCGACGAATTCAGATTCATGGACAGCTCGGCGTAGTCCTTCCACGGCGGGCACGAGATAACGGGCACGTTCACGTTGGCAGCCAGGGCGCCACCGAGGCCGTTGCTGAGGCCGGCCACGGCGATAATCACGCCGGGCTCGATGGAGCGGTTCCAGACTTCGGCCATCGGGCCGATTTCCTCGCCGTTTTTGTGGGCCGAGCACACGCGCAGCTGCGTGAATACCTCGTAGCCCTCGAAAAACGAGCGGATTTTCTGGCAATGCTCTTTGTCGGCGGGCGAGCCCATTACAATGTTCACCCAGGCATCTTTCATCAGACCGGCTTTTACCAGGTTGCTGACCAGACGGTTGGCTACGTTACCGCCGGTGGCGGTTTCGTCGGCCGTGGCCAGCGGGTGGCCCACAATGCGCTGGAAGATATCGAGGTAGCGGTTGGTGGCTTCCTGGGCTACTTCGGGGGTGAGGGCGCGGGGGTATTTGCCTTCTACCTTGTTGGCAATCAGCCACTGGCGCACGTACTCCTTGTCCATCTGCTCGGCGCTCTCCGGGTTTTTGGCGTAGTCGGCGGCGCTCCAGAAACGCGACGAGTCGGGCGTGTGGATTTCGTCAATTAGAATCAGCTCGCCGTTCAGCAGGCCAAACTCATACTTGGTATCAACCAGGATGATGCCCTGCGAGGCCAGCAAATCGGAGCCGACTTTGAACAGCTCCAGGGCTTTCTCGGCCATCTTATCGTACAGTTCCTGGCTCACCCAGCCTTCGCTTACGAGGTTTTCGGGGGTGATTTCGCGGTCCGACTCCTCCTTAGTAGTCGGCGTCACGATGGGGGTAGGGAACTGCTGGTGCTTGGTGAGGCCGTCGGGCACGGTCACGCCCGAGAACGTGCGCTGGCCTTTCTGATAGCCGCGCAGCATCGAGCCGGTGATGTAGTTACGCACAATCATCTCCACCTTAATGGGTTGCGCTTCCTTCACCAGCATGGCGTTGGCATCAATCATCTCCTTCACGTGGTTAGGGATGATGTGGGCCGTCTTGTCGAACCAGAAGTTAGCCAAGCCGTTGAGCACCGCGCCCTTGTGCGGAATGGCAGTTTCTAAAACGCTGTCAAACGCCGAGAGGCGGTCGGACACCACAATCAGACGGGTTTGGTCGTCGATGCGGTAGCTATCGCGGACTTTGCCGCGGTGCAGGAGCTGGAGCTGGGGGGTAGCGAAATGTGGGAGCGTGTTCATACCGAATAACTTAGGCGTGGGTGGTAGGCGCGCTAACCTCCTGCGCCCGGTGAGTGAGGTGAGTAATAATATTTTTGAAAATGGCCAGGCCTTCGCCCTCATCCGTTAGCTCGCCGCGGCGCTTTTTCATACCCCAATCGGGATGATTGCAGCCGGCGAGGTAGGCTTCGGGGTGCGGCATTAGGCCGAAAATATGGCCCGTGGGGTCGGTAAGGCCGGCGCAGTTGAGGTCGGCCCCGTTCGGGTTGAGGGGGTAAGTACCGGTTTCGAGGTCGTCGTGCCCGGCATAGGTCAGGCAGTTCAAGCCCTGATTCACGATTCTTTCGCGGGTGGTGGCGTCGGGCACTACCAGGCGGCCTTCGCCGTGGCGCACGGGCACCTCAAACGAAGTAAGCCCGCTCAGGAAGGGCGTGTTGGCCAGGGAGTTCACCACGAGGCGCACCCAACGGTCCTCATAGCGGCCCGATGCGTTGTGCGTCAGCGTTACTTCGGGCTCGAAGTTGCCGCCCAGGTTGGGCAGCAACCCCAGCTTCACCAGCACCTGAAAGCCGTTGCAGATGCCCAGCACGAACTTGCCGGCGGCCACAAACTCGCGGATGTCGCTGAGCAGCGTGCGGCCGGCGGCCCCGGTCTGGCGGTAGCGCAGCTTGTTGGCCAGCACCACGCCCGAACCCAGGTCGTCGCCGAACGAAAAGCCGCCCGGAAAATTCAGAATATCAAAGTCGTGGATGCTCACCCGGCCGTGCAGCACCTCGTTGAGGTGCACGATGGTAGCCTCGCCGCCCGCCAAGCGGTAGGCGGCGGCCATTTCCTCTTCGCAATTGATGCCGAAGCCGGTCAGGATAAGGGCTTTGGGAAGTTGGTTTTCGGATTCTATCATTTCAATAGCCTCGTCAGATACTTGTTGCTGTTAGAAGCTTCTTGCTATTTCTTTTCCTATGCCTTCGGGGTCAAGGAAACCTAGGCTTGTTTGGTCAAATGCTAAGTCATTTTCAAACACTTGAAAGAATGACGCAACTACATAGTAGCTAGCGCTATCACCAACTATTTCAAAACACTTCCGATATTCATTATCTAGGCCATTATCAATACCTGGGTAGCCGAATCTCTTTTTACCATTGTCTTGGGTAATAGAGACACCATTCATAAAAAATGCTGGCAACTGCACGTAAGCAGTATCGAAAAAAACAATGTCTGTATTGAAGCCCTTTTTCTCGTTTATTTTATCAGCTCTCAAAAGTAATTGGCCGTGACTGACTAGATAATCATACAAGATAAACTTCTTATTCGACTCATACAAAGCTTTAGAGAAGAACAACATAAAGGATTTTAACCTAGTAGCGTGGCCGGCTCCAAGCCAATCGTCTGGTTGACGGGGCCGTTGGTCCAGGCGGCGCGCAAGTCGGTGGTATTCAGGCTCAGTAGCTCGGTGGCCTGATGGCGCACGCGCAGTTGGCCATCGGCCGTAACGCGGCCCAGGCGGGTGGCGCGGTTTTTCAAAATGCTTTCGAAGGCTACTACGTCCTCGGGCGCTATGCTTACCACGAAGCGCGAGTGCGACTCGCTGAATAACAGCGCGTTCACCGATAAATCGGGGGGTAGGGAGCTCAGGTCGAGCTCGGCCCCTACCCCCTCGCGGCCGAAGGTGCACTCGGCCAGCGTCACGGCAAGGCCGCCGTCGCTGAGGTCGTGGCTGCTCTGGATGAGCTGCTGGTCATTGGCCTCGCCCACGAGGGTGTAAAGGGCCTTGGCTTTGGTAAAATTGACCTTGGGCACGTTGGCACCCAACTCGTTGTAGAGCTGGTAGAACTCCGAGCCGCCCAGCTCGTCGTAGGTTTCGCCGAGGAGGTAAATCACGTCGTCGGCCTGCTTGAAATCGGAGGTAACTACCTGGCGCACATCGGCTACCTTGGCCGTCATGGAGTAGAGGACCGTGGGCGGCACCGATATTTTCACCCCGTCGGCCTTGAAGTCGTTCTTCATCGAATCCTTGCCCGAGGTGAGCGGGATGCAATAGACGGCGCAGGCGTCGCGCAGGGCCTGGCACATCTGCACGAGCTTGGCGAGTTTCTGCTTACCGTCGGGGTTGATGGCGGGGTCGTAGACCGAGTCGGGCACGCAGAAATTGTCGTTTACCGACCAGAAAATATTGTCGCCCGGCGTGAGGTTGGGCAGTTTGCCGCCCACCGAAATAATCTGCCGCACGGCCTCGTCAAACGAGCCGGCCGACATCTGGTAGGCGTCCAAATCGCCCATGCGGGGCAAGATGCCGTTGCTCACGGCCACGCCCTCCCAGCTCTCGAAATTGAAGCGCACCACGGCCGCATCCTGCGGAGCCTGGCCGGTGGCGCCCATGAGGGGCTTCACAATGGTGCGGCCCTTCACCTCGTGGTCGTACTGCCGGATAACCGACTCGCGCGAACAGATATTGAGCGAGCCCAACAGTTTCAGCAGCACGTCGTTATAGTCCAAGGAGGGGGGTAGGGCGGGCTCCTGGGCGGCAGGCTTTGTGTACTCAGCCAGCAGGGTTTTGCGTGGCACGCCCTCGTGCAGAAACTCCAGCGAAAGGCCGGCAATGGGCTGGCCATCAAACAGCACATCGAGCGAACCCTCGGCGTTGAAGAAGCCGATATCGGTCAATTCGACCTCCATTTCGCGGCCCAGCGCCAGCAAATCAGCCAGCTTTTCGGGCGCTACGGCCAGCGTGAAACGCTCCTGCGACTCGCTCAGGAAAATTTCCCAGGGCTTGAGGCCAGGGTATTTGAGGGGCACTTTTTCTAATTCTACTACCGCGCCGCCGGGGATGAGCGCCAGTTCGCCGATGCTCGACGAGAGGCCGCCCGCGCCGTTGTCGGTGCTGCACCGAATGAGGCCGCGCCGGGTGGCGAGGATGAGGAAGTCCATCGCCAGTTTTTGGGTGATGGGCGAGCCGATTTGCACGGCCGTGGCGGGCGCGGCTTCGTCCAGCTCAATGCTGCTAAATGTCGCGCCGTGGATGCCGTCCTTGCCCACCCGGCCGCCGGCCATGATGATGCGGTCGCCGGGCAAAATCACCTTTTCCCAACTGTCCTTGCCGTCCAGCTGCATCGGCATGACCGCGCCGGTGCCGCAGTACACGAGCGGCTTACCGCGGTAGCGGTCATCGAAAATGATGGCCCCGTTCACCGTCGGCACGCCCGACTTATTACCGCCGTCCTCGATGCCCTTGCGCACGCCTTCAAAAATGCGGCGCGGGTGCAATTGACCGGTCAGCAAAGGCCCGTCGTAGTCGGGGTTACCGAAGCACAACACGTTGGTATTGAACAACAAGCGCGCGCCACCGATGCCGGTGGCCAGCGGGTCGCGGTTGTTGCCCAAAATGCCCGTGATGGCCCCGCCGTAGGGGTCGATGGCCGAGGGCGAGTTGTGCGTCTCGACCTTCCACACGAATAGCGACTCGGGGTTGATGCGCACCGCGCCCGCGTTGTCCGAAAACACCTTGATGAGCCAGTCGTTACCGTTGGCGCGCAGCTGCCTATCTACCTCACTGGTAGCGCCTTTGATAAAGGTTTTGAACAGCCCGTCAATCTCTTCCTCGGTGCCCGTTTCCAGGTTTTTATACTTGATAACGGCGCTGAATTCCTTGTGTTTGCAGTGCTCCGACCAGGTTTGGGCCAGTATTTCCAGCTCGCAATCGGTGGGGTCGGCGGGGAGGCCCAGCCCTACCCGCTCTTCGCGCAGCGAAGCTTGTGCAAAGTGGTCGCGGATGGCCTGCATTTCGGGCAGGTTGAGGGCGTACATGTTGTCTTTGCTGAGCTGCAAAAGCTGCTCGTCGCTGAGGCCGCCGAGCACGATGGTTTCGGTGCGGGCGTCGGCCCCGCCGCCGGGGCGCGGCGTGTAGTCGCGGATACCGTCGGCCACCGCACCTACTTCGAATCTGTTAATGAGCTTGTTACCCAGCAGCTCTTCGGCCAGCTTGCGCAGGTCGGAGGGGGATAGGGAATTCTCTACCCAATAAATTCGCTTCGAAAAAATGTGCTGCGTGCGGGTGTCGATGGCCTCGTTGCGGAAGTCGCTGAGCGCGTTCTGGACCGAGGTGCCTTCGTCGTCCGTCACGCCGGGGCCTTTGGCCACTACTATGTAGCTCTGGAAGCCCTCGGGCGCGGCCAGCTCGTCGATGGCCACGGTGTGCAGCACAGGGTCTTGCAGGCAGGCGGCGGCAAAGCCGGCCACCTGCGCGGCGGTGAGGCCGGGGTAGCGCACGGCATAGAGCGCCGCGCTGCGTACCTGGCCGGTGCGCAGGCCGAGGTGGCGGGCCGCATCGGCGGCCACGCGCTGGCCGTCGCCGTCGTGGCGGCCGGGTTGGAGGGTAAGGAGGATGGAATGCTGGTTGGTTTCCAAACGGGAAGGACGACCCTGGGGCCGCCCGTTAAGCGTTATGTAGCGCGGGCTTTCAGCCCACGACCCATTCAATTTCCTGACTCGCAGACTGAAAGTCCGCGCTACTTCGAGTCCGGCCGACTGCCGGGCTTCACGGCCGGAATTCCGGCCAGGTGCGCCGGCACTGCATCGGCCGCAAACACGGCCGCCTGCACCGGCAACAGGGCAAAGTTCGGGAAGGGAAGCTCAGCTTTCCCATTCGTCCGGTCAATTAATGACACCACCGCCAGCACTTCGACCCCCATTTCCCCCAAAACCCGGGCTACTTCGAGGGTGCTTTTACCAGTCGTAACTACGTCTTCGGCAATCACTACCCTCTCGCCGGGGGCCAATGTGAAGCCGCGCCGCAAAACCATTTCGCCGTTCGCATCGCGCTCCGTAAAAAGGGAGGGCACGCCGAGCTGGCGGGCCAGCTCGTAGCTCACTACCACGCCGCCCATCGCGGGGCCCACCACCACATCGGGGTTAATGTCGGCGGCGCGCAGGCGGCTGGCCAGCTCGGCCATGGCGGGCGCAGCCAGCTCGGGCTTGCGCAAAAAGCGGGCGCACTGCACGTAGGTATCGGAGTGCAGGCCCGACGACAGCCTGAAGTGGCCGCTCAGCAGGGCGCCTTCTTCGCGCAACTGCGCTTCGATGATGCTGGCAACTTCGGCGGGGGGTAGGCCGGGGGTGAGGATGGTTAGGGTATCCATTTAATAGAATAATAAAGAACGTCATGCTGAACGCAGTGAAGCATCTCTACCGCATCGTTGTCGCGGCTGGATTACTCTCGTAGTAAAGATGCTTCACTGCGTTCAGCATGACGTTCTTTTTTGTCAATTATTTATTTAACAGCGAAGCCGTTACCGGCCGGCACTCGTTTATCTCATTCATCAACTCCCGCGCCGCGGCCGCAGAATCCTCCGCCTGCCAGATGCTGCGCGAAGCATTAATCAGCAACCCGCCGCCATCGGCAAACAGGCCCGCTTTCAGCACTGCCGCCAAATCGCCGCCCTGCGCACCGATGCCAGGCACCAGAAACCACTGCGTCGGGCACAGCTGCCGCAGGCGGCTCAAAGCCGCCGCATCAGTAGCACCGGCCACGAGGCCGATGTTGCCGTGGGTCGCATCGAGGTCAGCGAGCATTTTGGCGGTGAAGTCGCTCACGGGCTCGCCGCTTTGCAACACGGCCTCCTGCACGGCCGACTGGTTGGAGGTTTTCGCCAGGGCGAACACGAACTTGCCGGGGCGGGCGAAGGGCACCACTGCATCGGCGCCCATGTAGGGGTTCACCGTCACGGCATCGGCCCCCACCACGTCGTAGGCAAACTGCGCATAGTGCATGGCCGTGTTGGCAATGTCGCCAAACTTGCCATCCAGGATAACCGGAATGCCGTCGGGCACGGCGGCCACCACCTGGCGCAAGAGCTGCGTGCCATTGCCCCGGCTCAGGAAAAAGGCCAGATTGGGCTTGAAGGCGGCGGCGTAGGGCGCGGTTTCGGCGATGACCTGGGGTAGGCGGCGCGTCACGTCTTCGTCCGAGCCGGTGGGGTCGAGGCCCACGCAGAGCAGCGTATTAGCCTGGGCAACGCGGGTGAGGAGCTTTTGCATAATGTAGCGAGGGGTAGCGTGGACTCTACGAGTCCGCGCGTTGGACAGTTAGCAATCGACCCACGCGCGGACTCGCAGAGTCCACGCTACAAACCAGGTAAAAACAAAAGCGCCCGGCGGGGCCGGGCGCTTCGTAGTCAGCAGCTTAGATTACATTTTCGCGGTTAATCAGGAAGGGCACGCACTCGCGGATGTCCGTTTGGCCGAGGATGAACTGCGCTACGCGGGCCATGCCTACGCCGGCGCCGCTATGCAGCTGCACGTCATACTCCTCGTGGAAGCTTAAGTACCACTCGAAGTCTTCGAGCTTCATGCCTTGGCGGATGAGGCCGGCCAGCATCGAGCTGGTTTCCAGCTTGTGGCGCAGCTTGGCACCGTCGAATTCCCGCTCGGCCGAGCCGGCCGACTCGCCAGCGAGGGGTAGCAGCAGGTCGCTGCTGTTCACCA
The genomic region above belongs to Hymenobacter psoromatis and contains:
- the purN gene encoding phosphoribosylglycinamide formyltransferase — encoded protein: MNSASEAAQPTNDLPPPAGGRAARLAILLSGRGSNMLALAEAVRAGALRGLAEVAVVFSNDPAASGLAAAADLGLPTASLPSKGRKREAFDLEVVDILWGYQPDYVVLAGYMRVLSPAFVRAFAGRIVNIHPADTHQHQGLHAYEWAYDNHLAETKITVHLVDEGLDTGPILAQRVVNLIGADTLAEVQRRGLAVEHVLYAETLAYLLNKTTQR
- the purD gene encoding phosphoribosylamine--glycine ligase; protein product: MTSKNLVLLGSGAREHALAIKLRQDGATVHVLPGNAGIPGSVPGISALDFSAIQAFCNEQEVKLIVVGPEAPLAAGVADFFLNTDIRVFGPRRQAATLESSKVWSKDFMRRHGIATARAWSYRSDHLAEAQAKVEELQGQVVVKYDGLAAGKGVYVCSSVAEGTAALTELRELYEGWFSVLLEEKLTGPEVSLIGLTDGNRIRLLAPAQDHKQLLANDEGPNTGGMGAYCPVPFLHDNWLATIRRDIIDPTLRGLQAEPFDFVGFLYFGVMLTPDGPKLLEYNVRLGDPEAEVILPALESSLLELIVATLDGNLAQTVTRQRPGAFVGLVLASGGYPAAEFPTGFPIHGIGNQGQGTQLYLGGVKPGEIDGELLTNGGRVAVLVSHGPDLPTAVQLAYTEAELVYFQDKYVRSDIGQRPTPLLETSAY
- a CDS encoding phosphoribosylaminoimidazolesuccinocarboxamide synthase, which produces MNTLPHFATPQLQLLHRGKVRDSYRIDDQTRLIVVSDRLSAFDSVLETAIPHKGAVLNGLANFWFDKTAHIIPNHVKEMIDANAMLVKEAQPIKVEMIVRNYITGSMLRGYQKGQRTFSGVTVPDGLTKHQQFPTPIVTPTTKEESDREITPENLVSEGWVSQELYDKMAEKALELFKVGSDLLASQGIILVDTKYEFGLLNGELILIDEIHTPDSSRFWSAADYAKNPESAEQMDKEYVRQWLIANKVEGKYPRALTPEVAQEATNRYLDIFQRIVGHPLATADETATGGNVANRLVSNLVKAGLMKDAWVNIVMGSPADKEHCQKIRSFFEGYEVFTQLRVCSAHKNGEEIGPMAEVWNRSIEPGVIIAVAGLSNGLGGALAANVNVPVISCPPWKDYAELSMNLNSSVIMPSGTPNLTVVRPDNAAQAALRALNTPRLRERLRHDILATKAKLKAADTEIKAL
- a CDS encoding phosphoribosylformylglycinamidine synthase subunit PurQ, whose translation is MIESENQLPKALILTGFGINCEEEMAAAYRLAGGEATIVHLNEVLHGRVSIHDFDILNFPGGFSFGDDLGSGVVLANKLRYRQTGAAGRTLLSDIREFVAAGKFVLGICNGFQVLVKLGLLPNLGGNFEPEVTLTHNASGRYEDRWVRLVVNSLANTPFLSGLTSFEVPVRHGEGRLVVPDATTRERIVNQGLNCLTYAGHDDLETGTYPLNPNGADLNCAGLTDPTGHIFGLMPHPEAYLAGCNHPDWGMKKRRGELTDEGEGLAIFKNIITHLTHRAQEVSAPTTHA
- a CDS encoding phosphoribosylformylglycinamidine synthase subunit PurL — its product is METNQHSILLTLQPGRHDGDGQRVAADAARHLGLRTGQVRSAALYAVRYPGLTAAQVAGFAAACLQDPVLHTVAIDELAAPEGFQSYIVVAKGPGVTDDEGTSVQNALSDFRNEAIDTRTQHIFSKRIYWVENSLSPSDLRKLAEELLGNKLINRFEVGAVADGIRDYTPRPGGGADARTETIVLGGLSDEQLLQLSKDNMYALNLPEMQAIRDHFAQASLREERVGLGLPADPTDCELEILAQTWSEHCKHKEFSAVIKYKNLETGTEEEIDGLFKTFIKGATSEVDRQLRANGNDWLIKVFSDNAGAVRINPESLFVWKVETHNSPSAIDPYGGAITGILGNNRDPLATGIGGARLLFNTNVLCFGNPDYDGPLLTGQLHPRRIFEGVRKGIEDGGNKSGVPTVNGAIIFDDRYRGKPLVYCGTGAVMPMQLDGKDSWEKVILPGDRIIMAGGRVGKDGIHGATFSSIELDEAAPATAVQIGSPITQKLAMDFLILATRRGLIRCSTDNGAGGLSSSIGELALIPGGAVVELEKVPLKYPGLKPWEIFLSESQERFTLAVAPEKLADLLALGREMEVELTDIGFFNAEGSLDVLFDGQPIAGLSLEFLHEGVPRKTLLAEYTKPAAQEPALPPSLDYNDVLLKLLGSLNICSRESVIRQYDHEVKGRTIVKPLMGATGQAPQDAAVVRFNFESWEGVAVSNGILPRMGDLDAYQMSAGSFDEAVRQIISVGGKLPNLTPGDNIFWSVNDNFCVPDSVYDPAINPDGKQKLAKLVQMCQALRDACAVYCIPLTSGKDSMKNDFKADGVKISVPPTVLYSMTAKVADVRQVVTSDFKQADDVIYLLGETYDELGGSEFYQLYNELGANVPKVNFTKAKALYTLVGEANDQQLIQSSHDLSDGGLAVTLAECTFGREGVGAELDLSSLPPDLSVNALLFSESHSRFVVSIAPEDVVAFESILKNRATRLGRVTADGQLRVRHQATELLSLNTTDLRAAWTNGPVNQTIGLEPATLLG
- the pyrE gene encoding orotate phosphoribosyltransferase codes for the protein MDTLTILTPGLPPAEVASIIEAQLREEGALLSGHFRLSSGLHSDTYVQCARFLRKPELAAPAMAELASRLRAADINPDVVVGPAMGGVVVSYELARQLGVPSLFTERDANGEMVLRRGFTLAPGERVVIAEDVVTTGKSTLEVARVLGEMGVEVLAVVSLIDRTNGKAELPFPNFALLPVQAAVFAADAVPAHLAGIPAVKPGSRPDSK
- the pyrF gene encoding orotidine-5'-phosphate decarboxylase, with protein sequence MQKLLTRVAQANTLLCVGLDPTGSDEDVTRRLPQVIAETAPYAAAFKPNLAFFLSRGNGTQLLRQVVAAVPDGIPVILDGKFGDIANTAMHYAQFAYDVVGADAVTVNPYMGADAVVPFARPGKFVFALAKTSNQSAVQEAVLQSGEPVSDFTAKMLADLDATHGNIGLVAGATDAAALSRLRQLCPTQWFLVPGIGAQGGDLAAVLKAGLFADGGGLLINASRSIWQAEDSAAAARELMNEINECRPVTASLLNK